agcgctcagaccagacctcctatatctagctcttccatagttcCCCTTCGcaagacaatcaatcagaaccatcaccgaacagaatgcattcctagttatcgttacttcctttcagcactagtgctacaGCCCTACCAACACTCTATCTAATTGAGAAGATAAGTATTTTACACTTCTACTAAATTGCCTCTCTACACACAAACCTCACACTGCGCAATTGGTATAGATCGTCTTTACTAGACTATGAACAACAACACAGTTTTCCGCCGCATCGTTTACGACGATTCTTAACTGGCTATCATCCCCCTAGGAACTAGTATAGCATGGTGGAGCTTCATCTGCTACTTCACGTAACTCTCCTGGGAACTCCCCGTCATCTTCATCGAGGAGGGAAATGCAGATGATGAAATTGGTACCTTGTCGTGGGCTGAAATTGTCAATTTTCTAAAATGGGAGGATTTCGCCAAGTTCATCGCCATGCGAACAGATGGCTCCGCATGCGTGTACCTATAAAATCGCTACTGCAGCAAATCCGGCATGAAACGCGCCATGGGGTGGATAAAAAAGGCCTATGCAGAGGATCAAGAAAGCATCATCCCTGCCGGCTTAGAGGATACCACCATGCACACACTCCTAAGCTACTGCTGCACCGAAAACGCACTTCGTCTCCTCGGTCTCAGCGAAAGCAGAAAAATTTGCTCGATAATCTGCGACTATTTAAATACCGATGTCCACATCTTCGAACTCGCCCAAGTGTGGGAAAATGTGCAAGCGAAGAGTAAGTGGGCGAAAATGATAGCGGATCATGTTGGCCGGCGGCTTGCGGAGGCGGACAACAATATCATCGAGCGTGGATATTGCCTTTGTGGCTGGAAGCATGTTTCCGGGGCAGATAAGCACTTGTGCATCCACACCTGGGCGTACGAAGATGCTCATTTGAGGAATATGCTTGATTATGAGTTCGTCCAGATTGAACTTGCGGCCATGTATCCGCGGTATGGTACGTATTGCCGGTCTAAGATGAGGAATTGGATTAAGAGCTGGGTGATGGAAGTTGCGGATCATCCTGCGTTGCCAGAGGGTACGCTTCCTCACGAGGAGGATGTCGTGGGCCCTTTGCCGGGGGAGTTCCCAGAGCTTGAGGATCTGCCGACAATATGGAAGATGGGTCCTATACAGGGCGCAGTGCAGTTTAAGTTTGTGCATAATCCAACGGCTTCGGCTCTCAAGGATGTGGGATAATTTATTGAGACTAAACAGAGTGGGCCTTGGAGGGGGGAAAGACGGACTACGCATGTTAGTGAACGATGGCTTGCGAGTCAGGCACATAGTAGGGGTACCGACGATAGATCTTCTTCCAAAACAGATAGCACGGACACCTGCAGTAGTGGTATAGAGTTTGAAGGCGCACCACACGATGGTCCAAGAGATTGCTCTCTCACAATGCCGATAAATTGGGTAGAGCTCTGGGCTGTGCCTAGGCTTCTAAGCGAGAAGATGAGAGAGGAACCGCACCTGACGGTGTATAGAGTACATTACTCTATGTTATTACTATGTCTCTTCTAAAGTCTAATTTGAGAGAAGAGATGATTGTACATATTAGTGATGTCTATGCTTAGCAGCAGATTTTCGCAACGCAGTTTTATTGTAATAATAATATAAATAAGCAGTTAATTTACTATCACTGTACCTTATACTTAGTAAAATACAGTATTCACTTAGTGAATGTACGCGGGTAGGGCTGCCTTCAGCGTACACAATGAGCTTGTTCGAACTTGTCGGCGGTGGGAGAGAAGAGATGTTTTGTTGCATGCACAGATATCTCCTTAGTGCTTTCCTGTCGCTACCTAGGAAGCTTCGACGCCTCGAACAGCTCTTCCTTCCCTCCTTCCTAACGCCccactagcctcctacaGCAACAGCCCTGCTGAAAAGCTTCTCTCGCTTCATACAAAACGTTGCAAATAACATGACAACTCCTGCGACAGGGATCGTTACAAAGGGCATCTGCATTGCATGTGCGATAGCTTCAATCGCCCGCTCGCGCAACTCTCCACTCAGTTGGTGCAACAGTGCGCTCTGCGACCCCGCCACTGCGCTTTTTATCTCCGCCTCGGTGAAGCCTTGGCCAGAAAGAGCGGCCTTGAGCTCCTTGATAGCAGTGGACTGGTAGATCTGGCCAGCGATGGCAAGCGCGATGACTTGGCCACCGATCTGCGAAACGTTCTGCAACTTGAGTCCGGGACCCACGTCTGGCTTCAGTGTCAGAGTTGCGACGGTGTATCTCGTAATCATAGACAACCCGGTTCCCACAGCGACTATAAAGGACAGGCCATAGATGAGTGCTGTTGACGGATTTGGGTTGAGGTAGACTATTAGCTGACCACCGCCAACTACGAGGAAGATGCTAGCGATGACATAAAGGACCATGTACACCTTGATCAGATGAAGGAGGGAGCCTGAGACGAGGTTCGCCGTGACGCCGATGACGACAAAGGGAAGTAAACGCACAGCCGCCATGAGCGCCTCGTCGCCCCTCACGAACTGGAAGAAGAGAGGGATATAGTAGACGACGACTTAGAGCGTTGTCGTACCTGCCGCCGTTACAACATAGAGGAGCGTCTGCGTACAGTCCCAAAACACGGTAATAGAACGTTGCCCCAAAGCCACAGGAGTTTCTGTTTGAACTTTATCTTCTCTCTTTCACTTGCAAACGACCGTGGACTTTATCTCGTGTTAGCGGGATGCTAAGAGACTGATATAAAAGCCAAACTTTTGCGTGCATTCTGGAATATTCCTACAACTCGCTCTCAATTTTATCTAGGCACCTTTTACCAAAGCCCAACCACGTTCTACTATGGGCGACAAACCTCGACGCTCAGTGTCTGGCCTCATCAACTGGGAGAAACGAAAGGCAGAGTACCGGCACATTGATCAGCACATTGAGCAAGGCCAGAAACGCAACGAAGAGGAACGTATCAAGTGGATACAACAGAcggaagaagagaagacCAAGCGAGTGCAAGCCGAGCGCGCATGCTCACTTGCAGGTATTCCGACATTTTACGTCAAAATAGTTGAAGAGATGAACCGGACCATCGACGACATTGTTAGTACTCATCCAGCTATAGCGAGTATAGCGGCTAACAAACACCACAGCTGTATGAGCATGGGATTAACGTAACCAAGGTGGAAGTGTTGATGGAGTGCCTTGAGCATATGGAACAATATGACGAGGTCCAGAAAGGCATGGAGGCTTTTCAGGCTTCCAAAAACGCACACGGCACTGAAGGACAGCATCAGATTCCAGTTCCACGCATGACGTCGCAGGAACTCAAGATGCGACTTGCTCGAGGCCCAGGACAACCACCACGTCCAGGCGGTGCTTGGGGGTATATGTCTTGACTATTATCATCACTGCAGCTATGAGAGGATGCGGATATGATTCGGATGGAGGTTAACCATATTACTGCAGTTGCGAGGCAAGAGAAAGCGATGCCAAGGAAAGCACAAGGCAAGGGACATCATACAAGTTGGCAGGCACATGTATATCATAGGGCCCATAATGCAAGGACACataacatgatccatgggcgagcggcgcacacgggcgagcggcgcaccccaccaactttactcaccttactgatcttaatctacaatggctcaacgcagcgctactcaattactatcaaatgaagcagatattcagcttgctatctcatctattaatgcgcaccagatccaaggtacccgtactgctgcagtagtctacaacgtagccgaaacaacgctccgccgccgacgcgctggtatacctgcccgacgcgattgcccgcccaactcaaggaagcttacccagagagaagaggaggtgattattagctatatacttcagctagatctgcgtggatttgcgcctacctacacagctgtacgtgatatggctgataagctgctggctgcgcgtggtggagagcaggttggagtcaactggccatctacctttgttaagcgtacagacagtcttcggacgtgtttcaaccaagcgtacgataggcagagagctctttgtgaggatgcaacattaataaagaggtggtttaagcttgtagaagagacaaaggctgagctaggtatctgcgatgaggacgtctacaactttgatgaagctggctttatgatgggcaagattacaacgcagctagttataacaggagcagagaggagaggcaggccgaagagtattcagccaggcaatcgcgagtgggtaacgctgatcgctgctatcagcgctgctggctggtcagtcccaccgttcctcatcttcgctggccagtaccacctatcagcctggtataaggaagctgagatcccacgcgactgggcgatcgcagtcagcgataatggctggacgaataatgagcttggagttgagtggctaaagcacttcaacgctcacacgcaggctcgtagtgtaggcgcgcgtcgcctgcttattattgatggccataagagccaccaatctctagagttccaggagctctgcaaggagaacaatatccatacgctctgtatgcctcctcactcatctcacctactccagccacttgatgttggctgcttctcgccattgaagcgcgcgtacagccgtgaggtggagagccttatgcgcaaccacatcaaccacatcaccaagctagagtttctgccagcgttcaaggcagcatttgatcaagcgttcacgccagccaatatctgctcagccttccgcggcgcaggccttgttcctctacaaccagaggctgttctatcaaaggtagatgtacaactgcgtacacctactcctccagcagctctgccagaggctccctgggtagctcaaacgccgagcaacgcgcgtgagcttgaggctcagtcaagcctaatacgtgagcgcgtgcgccagcacaagagctcatcaccagcttcaattattatggcgattgaccagctaaagaagggcgccgaggtgatgatgctctctgctgagctgatgcgcgatcggatctctagtcttgagaaggccaatagcgcagcctcagagcgtaggcggcgctctaaaaggcgtatacagaagcatggagtactcacaaagggagctggagaggatatactggctcaaaatgaggctgaccagcagattgctcatgaagagcgtcaaggaggagcgcgatcaggcctcagccagcgggctcaaaggcgctgcactaggtgcaaggagactgggcacaactcgcgcacatgcaagactgatactattaatatagagtaatctactgtatcaatatctagcaataatattatcgcgttgttgagatgcatcgctttaaagttgcaaaagttggtggggtgcgccgctcgcccgtgtgcgccgctcgcccatggatcatgttaaCGAAAGTCAAACATTAAATGAATGTCTTAAACGGACAAGAGAATGTATATGAGAGGTTTACGTTAGCATAAAAACAACTCTTGTCCAATCATGTCCTACTTTTGCGCAAAAACCTCTACGCCTTTGTCATTGGCAGTGATGAATGAAAGGGCGTAGAGATGGCGAGTACGAGTGGGAGGCTATTGAAGAGGTAACAGGCGAGTAATTTCTTTTCACGGTGGATAGGCCAGGACAGCATCTGTTTTCGCCTAGCAACCTATCGGAATTGCTGATGGGTACCGCATATGCATGTGTTGGATTTCATTGCAGCCTCCAATCGGTTCTGTGCAATGGTCCACTTTACAGCCTGCGAAACGCTTCTACTACACAATTCCAAGTCATGGTGGCGAGCCGAGGCCACGGACTTGTGCGATAACTTGCAGCCTAATCTCGCCAACATGTGACGCTCGGATTCGGACGATGAAGGGCTGGCCGAAGCTAAATGGCGATCATGATCCACGGGCGTGCCTGGATCCGCAGGTCTAGTAGAGTAGACTGTCGTGGTAGTAGCAATGTCTCCTTTCCGATTGCGGTTAGGCGTGCGCGGAGTAATGGCAGCCTCGGCACAAAAGTCTTTGACGTAACCCCCTCTTCATCTATACAAACGGCGCGAGACGACTGCCCCAATGGCGCGCTTTTGAAGGGAGGGCATGCCATGCCAAAGGTCAGACATCTTGGCTCCCGGTGGGGTAGCGTGTGTAAAGGGTGGCGTTGCACGATGCATCATGTGGAGCGCCGTGTCGGTGTCGGGGCTATGTACGTCTACTACAAAGTAAGGTTGGACTCCGGCTCCCCTTTGCAAATGCTTATTCTTTCTTCTTTCGGTGTACCCGCACCGACACGTTCTGAAAAAGAGTTGCCTTGCTGAATTGACGCTCATCTATCACCATCATAGCGATTGTGTTATTATACAGGTTTTTTTCTCTCCGACCTACGTGTAGCGAAGCGCGCGCAGCATCCGTACCTGCATCCGGACAGTCAGCACTCTAATAGGCGCGCCCCAATCACGCCATGATCCACTCGTACTTTGACGTCCTCATTATCGGTAGTGGCCTGAGTGGCATCAACTCGGCCTACCGCATTCAAGAGGCGCTACCAGATGCCAGATTCGCCGTCCTCGAAGCGCGACACGAGCTTGGTGGGACATGGTCGCAGTTCAAGTACCCGGGCGTGCGCTCCGATTCCGACCTGCACACGCTGGGCTTTCAATTCTACCCATGGCGCGCGAAGAACCCAATTGCGACGGGGCCGAGCATCATGAACTACTTGCAGGAGACGGCACAGAAATTCGACATAGACAAGAAGATTAGATACCGACACAAGGTCCTATCGGCGGACTGGAAGAGTGACCAGCAGCACTGGAAGCTGGAGGTCGAGGTCGACAATGAGGTTGGCAGAGAGCCGCGCATCGTCACATACTGGACCAAGTGGCTCATCATGGGCACTGGCTACTACAACTACACAGAGCCGCTGCAGGCGAATATTCCTGGCATTGACAAGTTCCAGGGCAAGATTGTGCACCCGCAATTCTGGCCACAGGACCTCGACTACAAGGACAAGAAGATGATTGTGGTGGGCAGTGGGGCGACTTCCATCACACTTCTGCCCGCACTCGTTGACGGTGGGGTGGGCAGTGTGACGCAGTTACAGAGGAGTCCCAGCTACATCATGAGTATACCACAGGATGAGGAGGTATGGTGCGAGAAGTGGGCACCAGAGTGGTTTACCCTACGATACAAGCGTACGTCGTCTCGCTTCTCACACTCAATTACCATTATTAACGCACTAGACAGGCTTCTTGTTCCTCGTCATACCAGTGCTCCTCTACAAATTCTGCATCTGGTTCCCATCCCTCGCCGCCTCCGTCCTCGTCAAGAAAGCTGCCTCGCAACTCCCGCCTGAATTCCCCGTAGACCCCCACTTCAAACCCGGCTACAACCCTTGGCAACAGCGCATGTGCCTGTGTCCCGATGGCGACTATTTCAAAGCCTTCAACTCGGGCAGAGCACACATCGTGACGGACACAATCAAGAACGTTCACGCTGATGGCATCGAGCTGACCAGTGGACATAAGCTGAACGCCGACATCATCGTCACAGCCACCGGCCTCAATATGCAACTCCTCGGAGGCATAGACGTGAGCGTAGATGGCGAGAAGGTCGACATATCCTCGCAATACATGTGGCGCAACAGCATGCTTACCAACCTTCCCAATCTCGGCAACATCCTCGGCTACTGGAATGCGTCTTGGACTCTCGGCTCTGACCTTGCATCCCGCATGTTCGTGCGCCTCATCAAGCACCAGCGCGATCATGGATACACGAACGTGGTACCGGTGATTGATGAAAAAGCAAAGGAAAAGACCACGTCGGCTAGTCCGCTGAATAGCACGTATATTAAGAACGCCATGAGCAAGATGCCACATTGTGCAGATAGCGGACCGTGGAAGCCGAGGGATAATTGGTTTTTGGATTCTTGGGGATTGAAGACGGGGAGTTTGGAGGAGGGGCTGAAGTGGGAGAAGGTGGTCGTTGAGTAGGTTTTTCGAGCGTGCTAGGCCCATTTATCCTTGTAGGATATATACGGCAAATGCACATAATGCCCACTTGAATGCATAATTTATTCATCAGACTACTTGAGGACTGGCCCTTCGTATTTCCATTCGTATAGTGAAACGAGCCGCAACCGCTCACATGCCAGACGTCACACTGCCGAGATAGACATCGCGTTGTCAATCCGGGGCACAAAACGAAGCCATGAACAGCAATATACCTATAACGGTAATATCCAACTACACTAACCTGGGTATAACACTTCTAGCATAAACTAACACCATAAATCCTACCCCCATCCACGGTCCAGCCGTCTCCCCTGACCCCTTGCTTACAACGTCTGCATACCCCTCGTCTCAATCGGCAAAACCAACATACTAAAAAACGCGGCAATAAACAGCCCACCCGACGCATAAATCGGCGCCTTCGGGTTACTCCCACCCGCCTGAATCGCCACAATCGGCGCACAAAGCCCCGCCACCCTATTCAAGAAACTGCTCATACCCGTACCCGTACCTCTTATCGGCGCTGGGAAGACCTCTGGCGTATACGCATACAGCACACCGTACATGATATTCTGGAAAAAGGCTTCTAGACACGTGAACGCGAGCTGGAAGTCTGAATCGGCGGAGATGGTGAAGAGGAAGACGAAGACGCCGGTGATGACTGTTGCAATAGCCATGGTACCCTTGCGGCCGATGTACTTGAGGTCGACGGTGTAGCAGGCGATTAGGGAACCAGGGACGCCTACAATGGCGCTGATGGCGTAGTTGCGGTACACAGTGCTTGTATCAATTTCCGCAGCAGAGCCAAGGTACTGGGGGAGAAAGGCGTTGAAGAGCGGATACGCCATACCGATAGTCGACCATTGGAACCAAAGGAGTGCGGTGGTAAGACCGATCTTCTTGTCCAAGAAAAGGGCCTTGAAGCGCTTCATCGAGAAGCGACTGAGTGAGCGTTTGATGATTTCGATGGCGCTGAGTTTGATGACGTCTTCCGAGGTGACGTCTGGGTTACCGCCAATTTGGTTAAGGATGTCTTCAGTGAGCCAGGTGTGGGTGCGGTTGTAGTGCGCGATGCCATAGACGGTTGCGACGGCTTCGGCTTGGCGGCCGCGCGAGAGGAGGAATTTGGGGGATTCGTAGAGgtggaagaggaagaagcGGGCAATGAACATGGAAAAGGTTATTGCGCCGAGGGTCAGGATGAGGTACCGCCAGCCCATGTTGTCGGCTTTGCTGCATTGGCCTGCGGGCGTGGAGGTGGGGCAGGAGAAGTTGGGGATAAATGCCCATGCCACTGCGGGTTGTTAGTATGATCTAACCCGGTTGTTCTGATGGAAGACTTGCATAGTGAGGCAATCAGGTTACCAACGGGCCAGAATACTGACAGCAGAGTGAGGAGATTTCCTGAAGTCTGCGGGAGAAACTCTAAGAACAATGCTCCGTCAACGGGAAGATTGCCGCCGACACCAAGACCAATGCATGCGTAAAGAGCACATGTTCCAATCCAGTTGGGTCCGCCTCCAGACGCAAGTCCAAAGACACCAGCGAGGAAGAGCGTAAAGTTGAACGCCAGACGACGACCAATGATGTCTGATGCGGTACCCCAAAAGGAGGCGCCAATGCAAAGGCCCAGGAAGAGCGATAGAGTCGTGTATCGTACTTCAGTCTCGCTGACACCAAACTCAGCGCTCAATTGCGGCAGTGTAAGAGCAACACCCTGTATTCTTGTAAGTCCCATCATACACTCTGCCACGTAAAAAGTACCTGAAGCCAAAGATTATCAGCCATCCACCCACCTCCACAAAGCGCAAAGAGCTGCCATTGATACCTTCCCATCCCCATATCCTGCAACGCCTTATTAATAACCTTTGCTTTGCCTGATCGAGTCAGCACCACACTACAAATCTCCCCACAACTCCACTCCAGTATACTCACGATCATAGGGGGTATCAGTATCCGACGCCGCAACATCAGCGTCAATCTCTGCTTTGAGTGCTGCAACACTCATGCCATGGTTAACAACACCACTAGATGCATTACTTTCCGGTCGTCCGAGGGCAGCACCGCCGGCCTCATCTTCTTTGGTCGCTTTCTCGGATGTGGTGAGTGAGGCGCGTGGGTGGGTGGCAAGGGAGCTGCGATGGGTGGTGTCGTCGAGAGGGACATGGACGTCTGGGAATTCGTCTATGTGGTGAGTCTTGAATGGGTTCACAAACATAGTTCGCACCATCTTGGCGTAGTAATGGATGGTGGTATAGCGCTGGACGCAATGGTGGTCGGGGACTTGTTGCTTGGGGTTGGTGCTATTGGTATTGATGGGCTATGCAACGGATGGGGCAGTCGCAATTGGGAAGATGCTGCTCTGGTTGGTTCCTGGGTAGGTCGATAGGTAATGGCGATGCTAGTGTGGTGTGGGAAACCTTCACGGCGTATTCACCTAAGCAAAGGATGCTAAAGGCTTTTGAGGCTTGGAAAAAGCTTGTTGTATTTGATACGGCAAGCTCCCGCAACAACGACGTCGCGGCAAATTCAGTGTGATGAGAGTTGCAACGAGTTTGTTTCCCGCACATGGAAATCATCCCCCTCATATACCAGTGACTTGTACTCCAGTAAGCCCCGGTGTCGCCCCCCTGTCAGGAAAATATTTCGGGACGGACAGTCAGTGTGGAGTCGATGGTGAGAGGCGCCAAGGGGAGCGACTCTTTAGGCGCACCATGACGTATTGCTTGGTCCACCAAGCATCAAGCCCATCCCCGTCCCTATACCCGTTGACTGCAATGATCATCGCATTTGTCTGCCGTGGTTCGTTGCATCGTTTAGTCTCAATTTTAGTGGTTGCTCGAGCCGACCGGCAAGCTTCACACCCCGTCTCTGGGGGTTTTGTCGTGCGCGATGATGCGATAATCGAGCGCCATGGTCAACGTCCCACGTTTAGATAGCCGTGTCTAGATTGACAGCTATCACCGTTTGTACAGTGCATTACGATAATGGCATTCTCGCGTGGAATTGGAGTTTG
This sequence is a window from Pyrenophora tritici-repentis strain M4 chromosome 4, whole genome shotgun sequence. Protein-coding genes within it:
- a CDS encoding FAD dependent oxidoreductase, giving the protein MIHSYFDVLIIGSGLSGINSAYRIQEALPDARFAVLEARHELGGTWSQFKYPGVRSDSDLHTLGFQFYPWRAKNPIATGPSIMNYLQETAQKFDIDKKIRYRHKVLSADWKSDQQHWKLEVEVDNEVGREPRIVTYWTKWLIMGTGYYNYTEPLQANIPGIDKFQGKIVHPQFWPQDLDYKDKKMIVVGSGATSITLLPALVDGGVGSVTQLQRSPSYIMSIPQDEEVWCEKWAPEWFTLRYKRFLFLVIPVLLYKFCIWFPSLAASVLVKKAASQLPPEFPVDPHFKPGYNPWQQRMCLCPDGDYFKAFNSGRAHIVTDTIKNVHADGIELTSGHKLNADIIVTATGLNMQLLGGIDVSVDGEKVDISSQYMWRNSMLTNLPNLGNILGYWNASWTLGSDLASRMFVRLIKHQRDHGYTNVVPVIDEKAKEKTTSASPLNSTYIKNAMSKMPHCADSGPWKPRDNWFLDSWGLKTGSLEEGLKWEKVVVE
- a CDS encoding UhpC, Sugar phosphate permease, with product MVRTMFVNPFKTHHIDEFPDVHVPLDDTTHRSSLATHPRASLTTSEKATKEDEAGGAALGRPESNASSGVVNHGMSVAALKAEIDADVAASDTDTPYDRKAKVINKALQDMGMGRYQWQLFALCGGGWMADNLWLQGVALTLPQLSAEFGVSETEVRYTTLSLFLGLCIGASFWGTASDIIGRRLAFNFTLFLAGVFGLASGGGPNWIGTCALYACIGLGVGGNLPVDGALFLEFLPQTSGNLLTLLSVFWPVVAWAFIPNFSCPTSTPAGQCSKADNMGWRYLILTLGAITFSMFIARFFLFHLYESPKFLLSRGRQAEAVATVYGIAHYNRTHTWLTEDILNQIGGNPDVTSEDVIKLSAIEIIKRSLSRFSMKRFKALFLDKKIGLTTALLWFQWSTIGMAYPLFNAFLPQYLGSAAEIDTSTVYRNYAISAIVGVPGSLIACYTVDLKYIGRKGTMAIATVITGVFVFLFTISADSDFQLAFTCLEAFFQNIMYGVLYAYTPEVFPAPIRGTGTGMSSFLNRVAGLCAPIVAIQAGGSNPKAPIYASGGLFIAAFFSMLVLPIETRGMQTL